A stretch of Mastomys coucha isolate ucsf_1 unplaced genomic scaffold, UCSF_Mcou_1 pScaffold3, whole genome shotgun sequence DNA encodes these proteins:
- the Rpl41 gene encoding 60S ribosomal protein L41, translated as MRAKWRKKRMRRLKRKRRKMRQRSK; from the coding sequence ATGAGAGCGAAGTGGCGGAAGAAGAGAATGCGCAGGCTGAAgcgcaagagaagaaagatgaggcaGAGGTCCAAGTGA